A region of Jannaschia sp. W003 DNA encodes the following proteins:
- a CDS encoding ABC transporter substrate-binding protein: MRLAIRSTTALGAALGLLAGPAFADMDAAMQFLDTEIDGLSVLSREEQEAEMQFFVDAAQPFAGMDINVVSETITTHEYESQVLAPAFTAITGINVTHDLIGEGDVVEKLQTQMQSGQNIYDAYVNDSDLIGTHWRYQQVRNLTDWMAGEGADVTSPTLDLEDFIGLDFVTGPDGKLYQLPDQQFANLYWFRYDWFTDQKTMDDFKAEYGYDLGVPVNWSAYEDIAEFFTGRDMSYMGVEGEVFGNMDYGKKDPSLGWRYTDAWMSMAGMGDVGEPNGLPVDEWGIRVNENSQPVGSCVARGGATNAPAAVYAVIKAIEWLEKYSPPTAAGMTFSEAGPVPAQGQIAQQMFWYTAFTADMVGDGAAAVLDDEGMPRWRMAPSPHGVYWEDGMKVGYQDAGSWTLMESTPVDRAKAAWLYAQFVTSKTVDLKKSDVGLTFIRESTIDSDHFTERAPRLGGLIEFYRSPARVAWSPTGTNVPDYPKLAQLWWQNIGDAMSGAKTPQEALDALCEAQEQVLERLERAGVQGDLGPVLNEEQDPEYWLSQPGAPKAKLENEDEEPMTVSYDELVKSWSE, from the coding sequence ATGAGACTCGCAATCCGATCCACCACCGCGCTGGGGGCCGCCCTCGGGCTGCTCGCCGGCCCGGCCTTCGCGGACATGGACGCCGCGATGCAGTTCCTCGACACGGAGATCGACGGCCTGTCGGTGCTCTCGCGCGAGGAGCAGGAGGCCGAGATGCAGTTCTTCGTGGACGCGGCCCAGCCCTTCGCGGGCATGGACATCAACGTCGTCTCCGAGACCATCACCACCCACGAGTACGAATCCCAGGTGCTGGCCCCGGCCTTCACCGCGATCACGGGCATCAACGTCACCCACGACCTGATCGGCGAGGGCGACGTGGTCGAGAAGCTGCAGACCCAGATGCAGTCCGGCCAGAACATCTACGACGCCTACGTCAACGACTCCGACCTGATCGGCACCCACTGGCGCTACCAGCAGGTCCGCAACCTCACCGACTGGATGGCCGGCGAGGGCGCCGACGTCACCTCGCCGACCCTCGACCTCGAGGACTTCATCGGCCTCGACTTCGTCACGGGGCCGGACGGCAAGCTCTACCAGCTGCCCGACCAGCAGTTCGCGAACCTCTACTGGTTCCGGTACGACTGGTTCACGGACCAGAAGACCATGGACGACTTCAAGGCCGAGTACGGCTACGACCTCGGCGTCCCGGTCAACTGGTCGGCCTACGAGGACATCGCCGAGTTCTTCACCGGCCGCGACATGAGCTACATGGGCGTCGAGGGCGAGGTCTTCGGCAACATGGATTACGGCAAGAAGGACCCCTCGCTCGGCTGGCGCTACACCGACGCGTGGATGTCCATGGCCGGAATGGGAGACGTGGGCGAGCCCAACGGCCTGCCGGTCGACGAGTGGGGCATCCGCGTCAACGAGAACTCCCAGCCCGTCGGCTCCTGCGTGGCCCGCGGCGGCGCCACCAACGCCCCCGCGGCCGTCTACGCCGTAATTAAGGCCATCGAGTGGCTCGAGAAGTACTCGCCCCCCACCGCGGCGGGCATGACCTTCTCCGAGGCCGGCCCGGTCCCGGCGCAGGGCCAGATCGCCCAGCAGATGTTCTGGTACACCGCCTTCACCGCCGACATGGTCGGCGACGGCGCGGCGGCCGTGCTGGACGACGAGGGCATGCCCCGCTGGCGCATGGCCCCCTCGCCCCACGGCGTCTACTGGGAGGACGGCATGAAGGTCGGCTACCAGGACGCCGGCTCCTGGACGCTGATGGAATCGACCCCGGTGGACCGGGCCAAGGCCGCATGGCTCTACGCCCAGTTCGTCACCTCCAAGACGGTGGACCTCAAGAAGTCGGACGTCGGGCTGACCTTCATCCGCGAGTCCACCATCGACTCCGATCACTTCACCGAACGCGCCCCGCGCCTCGGCGGCCTGATCGAGTTCTACCGCTCGCCCGCCCGCGTCGCATGGTCGCCCACGGGCACCAACGTGCCGGACTACCCGAAGCTGGCGCAGCTCTGGTGGCAGAACATCGGCGACGCCATGTCCGGCGCCAAGACCCCGCAGGAGGCGCTCGACGCCCTGTGCGAGGCGCAGGAGCAGGTGCTCGAGCGCCTGGAGCGCGCGGGCGTGCAGGGCGACCTCGGCCCCGTGCTCAACGAGGAGCAGGACCCCGAGTACTGGCTCTCGCAGCCCGGCGCGCCGAAGGCCAAGCTCGAGAACGAGGACGAGGAGCCGATGACGGTCTCCTACGACGAGCTCGTGAAGTCCTGGAGCGAGTAG
- a CDS encoding DUF411 domain-containing protein encodes MTDRRLFLALLGGTALTTALPAAAATEAAVPMEVLAAPGCGCCHAWADLARAEGYAVTVGELADPAAQKAALGVPDALHSCHTVRAGGYVFEGHVPFAAVAAVLRDRPAIAGLAVPGMPMGSPGMGDDPSARFDVFAFGGDAGAGRVFFRAGTPDPFAG; translated from the coding sequence ATGACCGACCGACGTCTCTTCCTCGCCCTCCTCGGGGGCACCGCCCTCACCACCGCCCTTCCCGCCGCCGCCGCCACCGAGGCCGCCGTGCCGATGGAGGTGCTCGCCGCGCCCGGCTGCGGCTGCTGCCACGCCTGGGCCGATCTCGCCCGCGCCGAAGGCTACGCCGTCACCGTGGGCGAGCTGGCCGACCCCGCCGCCCAGAAGGCCGCGCTGGGCGTTCCGGACGCGCTCCACTCCTGCCACACCGTGCGTGCGGGCGGCTACGTGTTCGAGGGCCACGTGCCCTTCGCCGCCGTCGCCGCCGTGCTGCGGGACCGCCCCGCGATCGCGGGCCTGGCCGTGCCGGGCATGCCGATGGGCTCGCCCGGCATGGGCGACGACCCCTCGGCGCGCTTCGACGTGTTCGCCTTCGGCGGCGACGCGGGCGCGGGGCGGGTGTTCTTCCGCGCCGGCACCCCCGACCCCTTCGCGGGCTGA
- a CDS encoding cytochrome c, with protein MRPALIAVAALGAAAAALALAVLPGAAEPVRLRPDDPAEVALGARIYAESCAACHGARLEGQPRWREPGPDGLRPAPPHDATGHTWHHDGATLFALTRDGLEALLGDAAPETGMPAFAGLLTDAEIRAALSYIKSTWPPEIRARHDAIDAAAAEAADRETRP; from the coding sequence ATGCGCCCCGCCCTCATCGCCGTCGCCGCCCTCGGGGCGGCGGCGGCGGCGCTCGCGCTCGCCGTCCTTCCGGGGGCGGCCGAGCCGGTGCGCCTGCGCCCGGACGACCCCGCCGAGGTGGCGCTGGGCGCCCGCATCTACGCCGAAAGCTGCGCCGCCTGCCACGGGGCGCGGCTCGAGGGCCAGCCGCGCTGGCGCGAGCCCGGCCCCGACGGCCTGCGCCCCGCGCCGCCCCACGACGCCACCGGCCACACCTGGCACCACGACGGCGCCACGCTCTTCGCGCTGACCCGCGACGGGCTGGAGGCGCTGCTCGGGGACGCGGCGCCCGAGACCGGGATGCCCGCCTTCGCGGGCCTCCTGACGGATGCGGAGATCCGCGCCGCCCTGAGCTACATCAAGTCCACCTGGCCGCCCGAGATCCGCGCGCGCCACGACGCCATCGACGCCGCGGCCGCCGAGGCCGCCGACCGGGAGACCCGACCATGA
- a CDS encoding copper resistance CopC family protein, whose product MIRLAALLALALAGGAHAHSKSVTTPADGAIVAEAPEIALDFDMPMRVIAFTLLRGGEGEEGVEVETESESGMASVTRYLAVPAEALEPGPYRVEWRGMSADGHPMQGGFAFAVDPEAEPEADD is encoded by the coding sequence ATGATCCGCCTCGCCGCACTCCTCGCCCTCGCCCTCGCGGGCGGCGCCCATGCCCACAGCAAGTCCGTCACCACGCCCGCCGACGGGGCCATCGTCGCCGAGGCGCCGGAGATCGCGCTCGACTTCGACATGCCCATGCGGGTGATCGCCTTCACGCTCCTGCGCGGCGGGGAGGGCGAGGAGGGCGTCGAGGTCGAGACCGAGAGCGAGAGCGGCATGGCGTCCGTGACCCGCTACCTCGCCGTGCCCGCCGAGGCGCTGGAGCCAGGTCCCTACCGCGTGGAATGGCGTGGCATGAGCGCCGACGGCCACCCCATGCAGGGCGGCTTCGCCTTCGCGGTGGATCCCGAGGCCGAGCCCGAGGCGGACGACTAG
- a CDS encoding copper resistance D family protein, translated as MEGLAPLDALTVLAVAAKAAGYAAALLAAGGAIFLALFREADALVLRLARRVAVAAALAGLAVLALRFGIRAARISGLGLDGATDPVMLGFVWQSPLGAAAVWRASGEIAILAVLLPGLVGRIVPLLGALAVAVSYAQVGHTLGEPRWALATLLVLHLLAASYWVGALAPLRRAALAPGGAALLHRFGILAAGLVALLVVAGTGLAWLLSGSPLALVGTAYGWGLLAKVAVVAGLLGLAALNKLRLVPALQQGRPSAARALRRSIAWEGAAVTLILVATAAITTATVPPANL; from the coding sequence TTGGAAGGCCTCGCCCCGCTCGACGCGCTGACCGTCCTCGCGGTCGCGGCCAAGGCCGCCGGCTACGCCGCGGCGCTGCTGGCGGCGGGCGGGGCGATCTTCCTCGCCCTGTTCCGCGAGGCCGACGCTTTGGTGCTGCGCCTCGCGCGCCGCGTCGCCGTGGCCGCGGCGCTCGCTGGCCTCGCCGTGCTCGCCTTGCGCTTCGGCATCCGCGCGGCGCGCATCTCGGGGCTGGGGCTGGACGGCGCGACCGACCCGGTGATGCTCGGCTTCGTCTGGCAGAGCCCCCTCGGCGCCGCCGCCGTCTGGCGGGCCTCGGGCGAGATCGCGATCCTCGCCGTTCTCCTGCCGGGCCTCGTCGGGCGCATCGTCCCCCTCCTCGGCGCGCTCGCCGTCGCCGTCTCCTACGCGCAGGTCGGGCACACCTTGGGCGAGCCCCGTTGGGCCCTCGCCACGCTCCTCGTCCTGCACCTCCTCGCGGCGAGCTACTGGGTCGGCGCCCTGGCCCCCCTCCGCCGCGCGGCCCTCGCGCCCGGGGGCGCGGCGCTTCTCCACCGCTTCGGCATCCTCGCCGCTGGCCTCGTGGCGCTGCTGGTGGTCGCGGGAACGGGGCTGGCGTGGCTGCTCTCCGGCTCGCCGCTGGCCCTCGTCGGCACGGCCTACGGCTGGGGCCTCCTCGCGAAGGTCGCGGTGGTCGCGGGACTGCTCGGGCTGGCTGCGCTCAACAAGCTGCGCCTCGTGCCCGCCCTGCAGCAGGGCCGCCCCAGCGCCGCCCGCGCCTTGCGCCGCTCGATCGCCTGGGAAGGCGCCGCGGTGACGCTGATCCTCGTGGCGACGGCCGCGATCACCACCGCGACGGTGCCGCCCGCGAACCTTTGA
- a CDS encoding metal-sensitive transcriptional regulator, protein MHGNRDAALARLRRVEGQVRGLARMVEEDRYCVDVLTQIAAVRAALKGVERLVIEDHASHCIEHAVESGDKGEQRAKFLELIQLLDKARS, encoded by the coding sequence ATGCATGGAAACAGGGATGCCGCGCTCGCCCGTCTCCGCCGGGTCGAGGGCCAAGTGCGGGGGCTCGCGCGCATGGTCGAGGAGGACCGCTACTGCGTCGACGTGCTGACGCAGATCGCGGCCGTGCGTGCGGCGCTGAAGGGCGTGGAGCGGCTGGTGATCGAGGACCATGCCTCGCATTGCATCGAGCACGCCGTGGAATCGGGCGACAAGGGCGAGCAGCGGGCGAAGTTCCTGGAGCTGATCCAGCTGCTCGACAAGGCCCGCAGTTAA
- a CDS encoding DUF305 domain-containing protein — protein sequence MKRHDDHSGGSNYGRLILMVLTSTVVMYFFMYWNIYRLEDFWLSETRAFMAMLMGGTMLAIMLAFMLHMYRNRAVNVALFAASAVLFALGLWLVRSQVTVQDSSWMRSMIPHHSIAIMVSERAELSDPRVRKLADEIIAAQEREIAEMAYLIAALERGEAVEAPLGEGEGETPVGTVSEALSSAVVAGLDLAPMTEAEVDRVVPDARCTFRFSPGQGAIAAVGADGTGVAKLSGTLVEAAAEGGAEGAVLRADDMTVTITPAPDGAADAVFELAAGAAPLRVGYRGLYECRS from the coding sequence ATGAAGCGGCACGACGACCATTCCGGCGGATCGAACTACGGGCGTCTGATCCTGATGGTGCTCACCTCGACCGTGGTGATGTACTTCTTCATGTACTGGAACATCTACCGCTTGGAGGACTTCTGGCTGAGCGAGACGCGCGCCTTCATGGCGATGCTGATGGGCGGCACGATGCTGGCGATCATGCTGGCCTTCATGCTCCACATGTACCGCAACCGCGCCGTGAACGTCGCCCTCTTCGCCGCCTCGGCCGTGCTCTTCGCACTGGGCCTGTGGCTCGTGCGCTCGCAGGTCACCGTGCAGGACTCGTCGTGGATGCGCTCCATGATCCCGCACCACTCCATCGCCATCATGGTCTCGGAGCGGGCCGAGTTGTCGGACCCGCGCGTGCGCAAGCTCGCCGACGAGATCATCGCCGCGCAGGAGCGGGAGATCGCCGAGATGGCGTACCTCATCGCCGCGCTCGAGCGGGGCGAGGCGGTGGAAGCGCCCCTCGGCGAGGGCGAGGGCGAGACGCCGGTGGGAACGGTCTCCGAGGCGCTTTCCAGCGCCGTCGTGGCTGGGCTCGACCTCGCCCCGATGACCGAGGCGGAGGTGGACCGCGTGGTGCCCGATGCGCGCTGCACGTTCCGCTTCTCGCCCGGGCAGGGCGCGATCGCCGCCGTCGGCGCGGACGGCACCGGCGTGGCGAAGCTGTCGGGGACGCTGGTCGAGGCCGCCGCCGAGGGCGGTGCGGAGGGCGCCGTGCTGCGCGCGGATGACATGACCGTGACCATCACCCCGGCCCCCGACGGCGCCGCCGACGCGGTGTTCGAGCTCGCCGCGGGCGCCGCCCCTCTGCGCGTGGGCTACCGCGGCCTATATGAGTGCCGATCCTGA
- a CDS encoding MauE/DoxX family redox-associated membrane protein, with protein MPKDTTTAAKRAVLYRMMMPDHTCPYGLKSKDLLERQGYTVEDRPLRTREEVDAFKAEHGVKTTPQTFIDGERVGGYSDLEVHFGKRDPDDDGLSYQPIIALFSVAALTAVALTWYAFDTLLTWQTLGWFVSLSMIFLGLQKLKDIESFSTMFLNYDLLAKRWVPYGYVYPFVETGAGILMTGMMLTWLSAPAALFIGIVGAVSVYKAVYVDKRELKCACVGGDSKVPLGFVSLTENLGMIAMSVIMLVLLFT; from the coding sequence ATGCCCAAGGACACCACCACGGCCGCGAAGCGCGCGGTCCTCTACCGGATGATGATGCCGGACCACACCTGCCCCTACGGCCTGAAGTCCAAGGACCTCCTGGAGCGGCAGGGCTACACGGTCGAGGACCGGCCCCTGCGCACCCGCGAGGAGGTCGACGCCTTCAAGGCCGAGCACGGCGTCAAGACCACGCCCCAGACCTTCATCGACGGCGAGCGGGTCGGCGGCTACTCCGACCTCGAGGTCCACTTCGGCAAGCGGGACCCCGACGACGACGGCCTGTCCTACCAGCCCATCATCGCGCTGTTCTCGGTGGCCGCCCTCACGGCCGTGGCGCTGACGTGGTACGCGTTCGACACGCTGCTGACCTGGCAGACGCTGGGCTGGTTCGTGTCGCTGTCGATGATCTTCCTCGGGCTGCAGAAGCTGAAGGACATCGAGAGCTTCTCGACCATGTTCCTGAACTACGACCTGCTCGCCAAGCGCTGGGTGCCCTACGGCTACGTCTATCCCTTCGTGGAGACGGGCGCGGGCATCCTGATGACCGGCATGATGCTGACCTGGCTGTCGGCCCCGGCGGCCCTCTTCATCGGCATCGTGGGCGCCGTCAGCGTCTACAAGGCGGTCTACGTCGACAAGCGCGAGCTGAAGTGCGCCTGCGTGGGCGGGGACTCGAAGGTCCCCCTAGGCTTCGTGTCACTGACCGAGAACCTCGGCATGATCGCCATGAGCGTGATCATGCTCGTGCTGCTCTTCACCTGA
- a CDS encoding cation diffusion facilitator family transporter gives MGAGHSHGPKIDAGASPEARQARERAVAIAAVLTGGFMFAEVAGGLVSGSLALLADAGHMLTDFASLVLAWLAFRLARRPSDWRRTYGFDRFSVLAAFVNGVSLFAIAAWIVFEAFHRLGEPGEVLGGLMLWVALGGLAVNLLSFWVLSRVEEDDLNVRAAALHVAGDLLGSVAALGASLVIIFTGWTPIDPILSVLVALLILRSAWSVVRESGHILLEGAPAGFDGRAVAADLVAAVPGVAQADHIHAWSITEARPMATLEVELAPGHAPDPVRRAVKARLAERFDVGHATVEVRPPAGSGEEQHEHDHAHGDHAEVLGQ, from the coding sequence ATGGGCGCGGGACATTCGCACGGACCGAAGATCGACGCGGGCGCGAGCCCCGAGGCACGACAGGCGCGCGAGCGCGCGGTGGCCATCGCAGCAGTGCTGACGGGGGGCTTCATGTTCGCCGAAGTGGCGGGGGGCCTCGTGTCCGGCTCGCTCGCGCTGCTGGCCGATGCGGGCCACATGCTCACCGACTTCGCCTCGCTCGTGCTCGCGTGGCTGGCCTTCCGCCTCGCGCGGCGCCCCTCGGACTGGCGCCGCACCTACGGGTTCGACCGCTTCTCGGTGCTGGCGGCCTTCGTGAACGGCGTGTCGCTCTTCGCGATCGCCGCGTGGATCGTGTTCGAGGCCTTCCACCGCCTCGGCGAGCCGGGCGAGGTGCTGGGCGGGCTGATGCTCTGGGTGGCGCTGGGCGGCCTCGCCGTGAACCTCCTGAGCTTCTGGGTCCTGTCCCGCGTCGAGGAGGACGACCTCAACGTCCGCGCCGCCGCGCTCCACGTGGCGGGCGACCTCCTGGGCTCCGTGGCCGCGCTCGGCGCGTCCCTGGTGATCATCTTCACCGGCTGGACCCCGATCGACCCGATCCTGTCGGTGCTGGTGGCCCTGCTGATCCTGCGCTCGGCGTGGTCGGTGGTGCGCGAGAGCGGGCACATCCTCCTGGAGGGCGCGCCCGCCGGCTTCGACGGCCGCGCCGTGGCCGCCGACCTGGTGGCGGCGGTCCCGGGCGTGGCACAGGCCGACCACATCCACGCCTGGTCGATCACCGAGGCGCGCCCCATGGCGACGCTGGAGGTGGAGCTGGCGCCGGGCCACGCCCCCGACCCGGTGCGCCGGGCCGTGAAGGCCCGGCTCGCGGAGCGGTTCGACGTGGGGCATGCCACCGTGGAGGTGCGCCCGCCGGCCGGCTCAGGTGAAGAGCAGCACGAGCATGATCACGCTCATGGCGATCATGCCGAGGTTCTCGGTCAGTGA
- the msrA gene encoding peptide-methionine (S)-S-oxide reductase MsrA: MTERAVLAGGCFWGMQDLIRKLPGVEKTRVGYTGGDVPNATYRNHGTHAEGIEILFDPERISFRSILEFFFQIHDPTTPNRQGNDRGMSYRSAIYYADEKQKRVAEDTIRDVEASGLWPGKVVTEVEPVGDFWEAEPEHQDYLERIPNGYTCHFPRPDWVLPRREAAE, translated from the coding sequence ATGACCGAACGCGCCGTTCTGGCCGGGGGCTGCTTCTGGGGCATGCAGGATCTGATCCGCAAGCTGCCCGGGGTGGAGAAGACCCGCGTGGGCTACACCGGGGGCGACGTCCCCAACGCCACCTACCGCAACCACGGCACCCACGCCGAGGGCATCGAGATCCTGTTCGACCCCGAGCGCATCTCCTTCCGCAGCATCCTGGAGTTCTTCTTCCAGATCCACGACCCCACCACGCCCAACCGGCAGGGCAACGACCGCGGCATGAGCTACCGCTCCGCGATCTACTACGCGGACGAAAAGCAGAAGCGGGTCGCCGAGGATACCATCCGCGACGTCGAGGCCTCGGGCCTCTGGCCGGGCAAGGTGGTCACCGAGGTCGAGCCGGTGGGCGACTTCTGGGAGGCCGAGCCGGAGCACCAGGACTACCTGGAGCGGATCCCGAACGGCTACACCTGCCACTTCCCGCGGCCCGATTGGGTGCTGCCGCGGCGCGAGGCCGCGGAATAG
- a CDS encoding alginate lyase family protein — MKGPALALLAAVALAPSARAAAAGDCAAHPPVLGLAFESRYEDGDATRSTLDADRKAAVLAAIEPLDSFVTALAGDEGAAGADCTLARLAAWAEADALAGIGTETAALTLGSRLAGLAIVAGEAAAHRPGDPRIAPVAAWLARRMTRQMRFWERAPDGAASGNLRAWAALAGAAVADLADDPVMRGWAAWSATYVACTADAAGALPQEMGRGPRAMHYQLHAVAPLAVTAAILRPHGIDLRARCGGALDRVVGFTLEELETGGPRVAALAGEAQTTFERGVQGFQLAWIEAWLALVPDARAERMAAPHRPLNYSKLGGDQTRLWSGR; from the coding sequence GTGAAGGGGCCCGCGCTGGCCCTCCTCGCCGCGGTGGCGCTGGCGCCGTCCGCGCGCGCGGCCGCCGCGGGCGACTGCGCGGCCCACCCGCCCGTGCTCGGCCTCGCCTTCGAGTCGCGCTACGAAGACGGCGACGCCACCCGCTCGACGCTCGACGCGGATCGCAAGGCCGCCGTGCTCGCCGCGATCGAGCCGCTCGACAGCTTCGTCACGGCCCTCGCCGGGGACGAGGGCGCGGCGGGCGCCGACTGCACCCTCGCCCGGCTCGCCGCCTGGGCCGAGGCCGACGCGCTGGCCGGCATCGGCACCGAGACCGCGGCGCTCACCTTGGGCTCGCGCCTCGCGGGGCTGGCGATCGTGGCCGGCGAGGCCGCCGCGCACCGCCCTGGCGATCCCCGGATCGCGCCCGTCGCCGCGTGGCTCGCGCGGCGCATGACGCGGCAGATGCGCTTCTGGGAGCGGGCGCCCGACGGCGCCGCCTCGGGCAACCTTCGGGCCTGGGCCGCGCTGGCGGGCGCCGCCGTCGCCGACCTTGCGGACGATCCCGTGATGCGCGGCTGGGCGGCGTGGTCGGCCACCTACGTCGCCTGCACCGCCGATGCGGCGGGCGCGCTGCCGCAGGAGATGGGGCGCGGGCCGCGGGCCATGCACTACCAGCTCCACGCGGTGGCCCCGCTGGCGGTCACGGCCGCGATCCTGCGCCCCCACGGCATCGACCTGCGCGCGCGCTGCGGCGGCGCCCTTGACCGCGTGGTGGGCTTCACGCTGGAGGAGCTGGAGACCGGAGGCCCGCGGGTCGCGGCCCTCGCGGGCGAGGCGCAGACCACCTTCGAGCGGGGGGTGCAGGGCTTCCAGCTCGCCTGGATCGAGGCGTGGCTCGCGCTCGTCCCCGACGCACGGGCCGAGCGCATGGCCGCACCGCATCGCCCCCTGAACTACTCGAAGCTCGGGGGCGACCAGACGCGGCTCTGGAGCGGGCGCTAG
- a CDS encoding alginate O-acetyltransferase AlgX-related protein produces MIPVRRHAAAALLGLAALNAAPAATASQYGCRGIEAPGFGMIEGREGAVFRIDPDLHADHWMTDGTVARIARLADALAAGGTRLVVVPVPTKSMAMPEELPLLAAHAGFDSAMAASLYGENLRRLRARGVLAVDGRAAMRRLALAGTAPFPALDPRPTPEGLRALAAAVGETLDAAGLRPDAPRRFESQAGAPHPVPSAMRARLAARCDGDLPSVKRAAWTTRVLPSFDAAAPAASVAVAASALGGAEPFAGFVQEATGRLADAVLHVEGEDAFSAITSLLAGPALDAGRPEVLVWAFPVWADLAARGDAPWAELTAAAAASCASPMALGADPATGRLRAALAAVPAGPGAVLRLETGTPGARRASFVFVAADGARRVRSVHRAADAATGGRFYVPLAGLFPGGAAGVEIETDAGFGPRPALSVCTLPEERS; encoded by the coding sequence ATGATCCCCGTCCGCCGCCATGCCGCCGCCGCCCTCCTGGGCCTGGCGGCCCTCAACGCCGCCCCCGCCGCCACCGCGTCGCAGTACGGCTGCCGCGGCATCGAGGCGCCCGGCTTCGGCATGATCGAGGGCCGCGAGGGCGCGGTGTTCCGCATCGACCCCGACCTCCATGCCGACCACTGGATGACCGACGGCACCGTCGCGCGCATCGCGCGGCTCGCCGACGCGCTGGCCGCGGGCGGGACCCGCCTCGTGGTGGTGCCCGTTCCCACCAAGAGCATGGCGATGCCCGAGGAGCTGCCCCTCCTCGCTGCCCATGCGGGCTTCGACTCCGCGATGGCCGCCTCGCTCTACGGCGAGAACCTGCGCCGCCTGCGCGCGCGGGGCGTGCTGGCCGTCGACGGGCGCGCCGCGATGCGCCGCCTCGCGCTCGCGGGCACCGCGCCGTTCCCCGCGCTCGACCCGCGCCCCACGCCCGAGGGGCTGCGCGCGCTGGCCGCCGCGGTGGGCGAGACGCTCGACGCCGCGGGGCTGCGCCCCGACGCCCCGCGCCGCTTCGAGAGCCAGGCGGGCGCGCCGCACCCCGTTCCCTCGGCCATGCGCGCGCGCCTCGCCGCGCGCTGCGACGGCGACCTCCCGTCCGTGAAGCGCGCCGCCTGGACCACCCGCGTCCTGCCCAGCTTCGACGCCGCCGCGCCCGCCGCCTCGGTCGCCGTGGCCGCCTCGGCGCTCGGCGGTGCGGAGCCCTTCGCCGGCTTCGTTCAGGAGGCCACGGGCCGCCTCGCCGACGCGGTGCTCCACGTCGAGGGCGAGGACGCCTTCTCGGCGATCACCTCGCTCCTGGCCGGGCCGGCCCTCGACGCCGGCCGCCCCGAGGTGCTCGTCTGGGCCTTTCCGGTCTGGGCCGACCTCGCCGCGCGCGGGGACGCGCCCTGGGCCGAGCTGACCGCCGCTGCGGCCGCGTCCTGCGCCTCCCCGATGGCGCTGGGCGCCGACCCCGCCACGGGCCGCCTGCGCGCGGCGCTCGCCGCGGTCCCCGCGGGCCCCGGCGCGGTGCTGCGCCTCGAGACCGGCACGCCCGGCGCCCGGCGCGCCTCGTTCGTGTTCGTGGCCGCGGACGGCGCGCGCCGCGTCCGCTCGGTCCACCGCGCCGCGGATGCGGCCACGGGCGGACGCTTCTACGTGCCCCTCGCCGGCCTCTTCCCGGGCGGTGCCGCCGGGGTCGAGATCGAGACCGACGCGGGCTTCGGCCCCCGCCCCGCCCTGTCCGTCTGCACCCTTCCGGAGGAACGCTCGTGA